In the Quercus lobata isolate SW786 chromosome 5, ValleyOak3.0 Primary Assembly, whole genome shotgun sequence genome, one interval contains:
- the LOC115990115 gene encoding uncharacterized protein LOC115990115: protein MAGDPSKRNQNLYCAYHQEPNHTTDDCRNLKNHLDRLVREGKLRHLLHRPEQSNVETKQGTLRPPIGTINVILAAPGRTGSSPFRVMSVGRFPTEPDERESKRAKVSVTPLIGFMEEDKQGTLQPHDDALVVTLRIGGYDVKRVLVDQGSAVEVMYPDLYKGLNLKPEDLSPYDSPLVSFEGKIIISKGMIRLLVQTDSDMVEVNFIVVDAYSPYTTIMARPWLHALGAVSSTLHQKVKYPSGGQVKEIIGNQGMARQCMVSAISQRPNREPSTPVESGL from the coding sequence ATGGCAGGCGACCCCTCAAAACGCAATCAGAATCTGTACTGTGCGTACCATCAGGAGCCCAATCATACCACCGACGATTGCAGGAATCTGAAGAACCATTTGGATCGGCttgtccgagaaggaaagttgaGGCATCTATTGCACCGCCCTGAACAGTCGAATGTCGAAACCAAACAAGGCACATtgaggccacccattggcacaatCAATGTCATTCTTGCTGCACCTGGGAGGACCGGTTCTAGCCCTTTCAGAGTAATGTCAGTGGGCAGGTTCCCGACTGAGCCAGACGAAAGGGAATCCAAGAGAGCCAAAGTGAGTGTCACGCCATTGATCGGGTTCATGGAGGAAGACAAGCAAGGAACCCTTCAACCCCATGACGATGCCCTAGTCGTTACGCTCAGAATAGGAGGttatgacgtgaaaagggtgttagttgATCAGGGCAGCGCCGTGGAGGTAATGTACCCCGATTTGTATAAGGGGTTGAACTTGAAGCCAGAAGACCTGTCGCCATACGATTCCCCTCTGGTCAGCTTTGAAGGAAAGATCATCATCTCGAAAGGCATGATTAGGCTGCTTGTGCAAACAGACTCGGACATGGTAGAGGTGAACTTCATTGTCGTAGATGCATACTCCCCCTACACAACTATTATGGCCCGGCCGTGGCTTCATGCACTGGGGGCTGTGTCAtcaaccttgcaccaaaaagtgaagtatccGTCAGGAGGTCAAGTTAAAGAAATAATAGGGAATCAGGGaatggctaggcaatgcatggtgtcggcAATCTCACAACGACCAAATAGGGAACCTTCTACTCCAGTCGAGAgcggcttatag